A genomic stretch from Setaria viridis chromosome 1, Setaria_viridis_v4.0, whole genome shotgun sequence includes:
- the LOC117866972 gene encoding glycine cleavage system H protein 2, mitochondrial yields the protein MAMAASSRLMWASRAAAYLRISTFPRAFSTVMKDLKYADTHEWVKVEGDSATVGITDHAQDHLGDVVYVELPEVGISVSQGKNFGAVESVKATSDINSPVSGEVVEVNEKLSEEPGLVNASPYDKGWIIKVKLSDSGELNSLMDDEKYSKFCEEEDNH from the exons atggccatggccgcctcctcccggctGATGTGggcgtcccgcgccgccgcctaccTCAGGATCTCCACCTTCCCCAGGGCCTTCTCCACCG TGATGAAGGATCTGAAGTATGCTGATACTCATGAATGGGTGAAGGTTGAGGGTGATTCAGCAACTGTGGGGATTACGGACCATGCCCAG GATCATTTGGGTGATGTTGTGTATGTGGAGCTGCCAGAAGTTGGCATCAGTGTATCCCAGGGAAAGAACTTTGGTGCTGTTGAGAGTGTGAAGGCAACCAGTGATATCAACTCACCAGTATCTGGAGAGGTCGTTGAAGTGAATGAGAAACTAAGTGAGGAACCTGGATTG GTGAATGCAAGCCCATATGACAAGGGATGGATTATCAAGGTCAAGCTCAGCGATTCAGGTGAGCTCAATTCACTGATGGATGATGAGAAGTACTCAAAATTCTGCGAGGAAGAAGACAATCATTGA